The following proteins are co-located in the Primulina tabacum isolate GXHZ01 chromosome 11, ASM2559414v2, whole genome shotgun sequence genome:
- the LOC142518600 gene encoding xyloglucan 6-xylosyltransferase 2-like, with product MLERFLSQRRARQVNRISRNCKVTLLCLFLTVIVLRGSLGAGKFGTPEKDLDEIRETFSYVRRRFEPRRVLEAASHGRRVKSLFGGESGSHYYANFDARRIFKDEDDGFEEFKRDPSKPYILGPKIDNWDRMRGLWLRRNPNFPNFVARRKPRVLLVTGSSPKPCENPVGDHYLLKSIKNKIDYCKLHGIEIFYNMALLDAEMAGFWAKLPLIRKLLLSHPEVEFLWWMDSDAMFTDMVFELPWERYKGYNIVLHGWDHEVYENKNWIGLNTGSFLLRNCQWSLDLLDTLAPMGPKGKVREEFGELLTRELKDRPVFEADDQSAMVYILTTQKDKWGDKVYFESTYFLHGYWGFLVDRYEEMMDSYHPGFGDYRWPLVTHFVGCKPCGKFGDYPVERCLKQMDRAFNFGDNQILQMYGFTHKTLASRKVSRTRNETSKPLEMKDDLGLIHPAYKSVRLSTY from the coding sequence ATGCTAGAGCGGTTCCTTAGCCAACGCCGAGCTCGGCAGGTCAATCGGATTTCGCGCAACTGTAAGGTCACGCTCCTGTGCCTGTTTCTTACCGTGATAGTTCTACGCGGAAGTCTTGGTGCCGGGAAATTCGGGACTCCGGAAAAAGACCTGGACGAGATCCGGGAAACCTTCTCTTACGTCCGCAGGAGATTCGAGCCCCGGCGTGTTTTGGAAGCGGCTTCGCATGGCCGGCGGGTGAAATCCCTCTTTGGCGGGGAAAGTGGGAGCCATTATTATGCCAACTTTGATGCAAGGAGAATTTTCAAAGACGAGGATGATGGTTTTGAGGAGTTTAAACGTGATCCTTCAAAGCCATACATTTTAGGTCCCAAGATTGATAATTGGGATCGAATGAGAGGGCTATGGCTGAGGCGGAATCCAAATTTTCCCAATTTTGTCGCTCGAAGGAAGCCCAGGGTTTTACTGGTCACGGGTTCGTCTCCCAAGCCGTGCGAGAACCCGGTTGGCGATCATTACTTGCTGAAATCGATCAAGAACAAGATTGACTACTGTAAGCTACATGGGATTGAGATTTTTTACAATATGGCCTTGCTAGATGCAGAGATGGCCGGGTTTTGGGCGAAACTACCGTTGATTCGTAAACTTTTGTTGTCGCATCCGGAAGTGGAGTTCCTGTGGTGGATGGATAGTGATGCAATGTTCACAGATATGGTCTTTGAGTTGCCTTGGGAGAGGTACAAGGGTTATAATATCGTACTTCACGGTTGGGATCATGAGGTTTATGAAAATAAGAACTGGATCGGACTGAACACTGGTAGTTTCTTGTTAAGGAACTGCCAGTGGTCTTTGGATCTTCTCGACACGCTGGCGCCGATGGGGCCGAAAGGAAAGGTGAGGGAAGAGTTCGGAGAACTTTTAACCagagagttgaaagataggccGGTGTTCGAAGCTGATGATCAGTCTGCTATGGTATATATATTAACCACGCAGAAGGATAAGTGGGGTGACAAGGTTTACTTCGAGAGTACATATTTCTTGCATGGCTATTGGGGTTTTTTGGTGGATAGGTACGAGGAAATGATGGATAGTTATCACCCTGGTTTCGGCGATTACCGGTGGCCATTGGTGACACATTTCGTAGGTTGCAAACCTTGTGGGAAGTTCGGCGACTATCCTGTCGAAAGGTGTTTGAAACAGATGGATCGCGCATTCAATTTCGGGGACAATCAGATTCTGCAGATGTATGGTTTTACGCATAAGACGCTTGCGAGTAGGAAAGTGAGCAGAACTCGAAACGAGACGAGCAAGCCATTAGAGATGAAGGATGATCTTGGATTGATTCACCCTGCATACAAATCTGTAAGATTGTCGACTTATTGA